The following coding sequences lie in one Rutidosis leptorrhynchoides isolate AG116_Rl617_1_P2 chromosome 6, CSIRO_AGI_Rlap_v1, whole genome shotgun sequence genomic window:
- the LOC139852953 gene encoding probable glycosyltransferase At5g03795, with protein sequence MDSKKFSNNRKLSCKFNLPRHILFFIVTFNFLTSIHPTTCTNFHNDHSNHSHRILSSFISKPRSNLERIEASLAQARSAIKKATNESIKDQDYVPSGSVYRNPKSFHRSYLEMERRFKIYVYEEGDPPIFHNAPCYGILGLEGIFINDMEISGFRTKDPEKAHVYFLPFSIITLINYVYTVGSHDWDPMYNTVRDYINLIDQKYPYWNRSLGADHFMLACHDWGPKISSSIPHLYKNSIRALCNANTSERFKLSRDVSIPEIYLPHGTTESLLGGPSPSKRTILVFFSGGVHGYIREVLLKHWENKTEDGVKVQKYLPKGENYYQQVRKSKYCICASGWEVASPRMVEALYMGCVPVLIKDDYAKPFSDVLNWNTFSVDISTSHISQMKDILMAIPQRKYIKLQRKGVQVRKHFVVNLPPKRYDVFHMILHSIWLRRLDTRIREMDQ encoded by the exons ATGGATTCAAAAAAATTCTCCAACAACAGAAAATTGTCATGTAAATTTAACCTTCCAAGACACATCCTATTTTTCATCGTAACTTTCAATTTTTTAACTTCTATCCATCCTACAACTTGTACAAATTTTCACAACGATCATTCCAACCATAGTCATCGAATTCTTTCGAGTTTTATAAGCAAACCACGAAGTAATTTAGAGAGGATTGAAGCAAGCTTAGCTCAAGCTCGATCAGCAATCAAGAAAGCAACAAACGAGTCGATAAAAGATCAAGATTATGTTCCATCTGGGTCAGTTTACAGGAACCCAAAGTCGTTCCACAG GAGCTACCTGGAAATGGAAAGACGGTTCAAAATATACGTTTATGAAGAAGGCGATCCACCAATATTTCACAATGCACCATGCTACGGGATCCTAGGATTAGAGGGGATCTTCATCAACGACATGGAAATAAGTGGATTTCGTACTAAAGATCCCGAAAAGGCTCATGTTTATTTCCTTCCTTTTAGTATTATAACACTTATCAACTACGTTTATACTGTAGGATCCCATGATTGGGATCCTATGTATAACACAGTTCGAGACTATATAAATCTTATCGACCAAAAATACCCTTACTGGAATCGAAGCCTTGGAGCTGATCATTTCATGCTTGCGTGCCACGATTGG GGGCCGAAAATATCAAGTTCTATTCCTCACCTATACAAGAACTCAATTCGAGCTTTGTGTAACGCAAATACATCAGAACGGTTTAAACTCTCGAGAGATGTATCAATCCCGGAAATTTACCTCCCACATGGTACAACGGAGAGTTTACTTGGTGGGCCGTCCCCATCAAAACGAACAATCTTGGTGTTTTTCTCTGGTGGAGTTCATGGGTACATTCGTGAAGTACTTCTTAAGCATTGGGAAAATAAGACCGAAGATGGTGTTAAAGTTCAAAAGTATCTTCCTAAGGGCGAGAATTACTATCAGCAG GTGAGAAAGAGCAAGTATTGCATTTGTGCAAGTGGGTGGGAAGTCGCTAGCCCACGAATGGTGGAAGCTTTATACATGGGGTGTGTCCCGGTGCTTATTAAAGACGATTACGCAAAGCCGTTTAGTGATGTTTTGAATTGGAATACATTTTCGGTTGACATTTCAACTAGCCATATCTCACAAATGAAGGATATATTGATGGCTATACCACAAAGAAAGTACATAAAGTTGCAAAGGAAAGGTGTTCAAGTTCGAAAGCACTTTGTGGTAAATTTGCCTCCAAAACGGTACGACGTGTTTCATATGATACTTCATTCGATTTGGCTTAGAAGGCTCGACACTCGCATTAGAGAGATGGATCAATGA
- the LOC139851953 gene encoding 3-isopropylmalate dehydrogenase 2, chloroplastic-like, translating into MAASIQLLNIKPFQLNSTPVTKHPRNPLVIRCSAASSTAPKSYNITLLPGDGIGPEVISVAKQVLNLAGSIEGIDFKFNEKPMGGAALDLTGVPLPEDTLNAAKQSDAVLLGAIGGYKWDNNEKHLKPETGLLQLREGLKVFANLRPATVLPQLVDASTLKKEVAEGVDLMVVRELTGGIYFGKPRGFKTNENGEEIAFNTEVYAAYEIDRIARIAFETARKRSGKLCSVDKANVLEASMFWRKRVIAIAAEYPDVELSHMYVDNAAMQLVRNPKQFDTIVTNNIFGDILSDEASMITGSIGMLPSASLGDSGPGLFEPIHGSAPDIAGQDKANPLATILSAAMLLKYGLGEVKAAERIELAVLSTLNRGFRTGDIYSAGNKLVGCKEMGEEVLKSVDSKLPASV; encoded by the exons atggcgGCTTCAATTCAACTTCTGAATATCAAACCTTTTCAATTAAATTCTACTCCCGTTACCAAACACCCTCGTAATCCACTCGTTATCCGGTGCTCAGCCGCCTCATCCACCGCACCAAAAAGCTACAACATCACTCTGCTTCCCGGTGATGGAATCGGTCCGGAAGTCATCTCCGTTGCCAAACAAGTTCTTAATCTCGCCGGCTCAATCGAAG GGATTgattttaagtttaatgagaaacCAATGGGAGGTGCTGCTTTGGATTTAACTGGAGTTCCATTACCTGAGGATACACTCAATGCTGCTAAGCAATCTGATGCTGTTCTTCTTGGTGCTATTGGCGG GTATAAATGGGATAATAATGAGAAACATTTGAAGCCTGAAACCGGATTGCTTCAGCTTCGTGAAGGTCTTAAGGTTTTTGCTAATTTAAGGCCAGCCACTGTACTGCCACAG TTAGTGGATGCTTCAACCTTGAAGAAAGAGGTTGCTGAAGGTGTTGACTTGATGGTTGTAAGGGAACTTACAGGAG GTATTTACTTTGGAAAACCAAGGGGATTTAAAACCAATGAAAATGGTGAGGAAATTGCTTTCAACACCGAGGTTTATGCAGCTTATGAG ATTGATCGCATTGCCCGTATTGCATTTGAGACAGCTCGTAAGCGTAGTGGTAAACTTTGTTCTGTTGACAAAGCAAATGTCTTGGAG GCATCGATGTTTTGGAGGAAACGAGTGATAGCTATAGCTGCTGAATACCCTGATGTTGAGCTATCTCACATGTATGTTGACAATGCAGCCATGCAGCTTGTCAGGAACCCTAAACAG TTTGACACCATAGTTACAAACAACATATTTGGGGATATTTTATCAGACGAGGCATCAATGATCACTGGAAGTATTGGAATGCTTCCTTCGGCTAGTCTTGGTGATTCG GGACCTGGACTATTTGAACCAATCCATGGTTCTGCTCCTGATATTGCTGGGCAG GATAAAGCAAACCCATTGGCAACCATACTCAGTGCTGCAATGCTTTTGAAATATGGTTTGGGTGAAGTGAAGGCAGCCGAGAGGATCGAGTTAGCTGTGCTTAGTACTTTAAATAGGGGATTTCGTACTGGCGACATCTATTCAGCTGGAAAT AAATTGGTTGGTTGCAAGGAGATGGGCGAGGAAGTGTTGAAGTCCGTGGATTCAAAGCTACCTGCATCAGTTTAA